The following is a genomic window from Carassius gibelio isolate Cgi1373 ecotype wild population from Czech Republic chromosome B20, carGib1.2-hapl.c, whole genome shotgun sequence.
CATTTTCTCTGCTAGTTGCTCCGTGTTCTCTCTGATAGCCTGGGAGAGCTGGGACACTGGATTTAACATAAGATTGTCCAAAATTAcctgtgattaaaaaataaaacaaaatgaaagattcaAATTAGAAATTATGTAATTGCATTTTTTCCTATTCAGTTACTGAGAGGCACTGCCATTGGCTATGCAGGCTATTACACCCTGAGTAAATAACTAATGGATTAGTTTATTAGTGTAATGAGCAAAGTATTTGACCAAATTTGACCTCTTCACGGTTCCAGGGACGCCGTCTGGAACTGTCATGGTCGTTCATATTTGAGTCCTGGTCTATTGGACTAGTTGAGCCTGGAGGAACCTTTTGATAGTTCAGACTTGCCTCGGGTATATGCTGTACCAGCTGCAGATTAATCAGGGATGGGAAAGCACCAGTAAGAACACGTGGACATGACAATGGCAGGTTAAATTTGATGTTAAGAGACAAATATCTCTGAGCTCAGATTACAATGGAGGCTTCCAGGAGTAAATCTCTGGGAAGATATCTGTGTGGTCATGCTAATTCAATGGTGAATAGAAAAGGGTTCTATGTTCACAGTCACAGCAACTTTGATCCTAGTTTCTTCAAGatacatttggaaaaaaaaatttaatgtgaaCATAACCCGTTTTGTGAACACACAGCTTTAGGAGTGAATTAGGAAGTGAGTTTCCATGCATTGGGGGATTCCCTCATGCATAAAAAAGGTATAAACAACAGGTTTCAAAGCTGGACGTTGGACAGTTGTTAGTACATCAATACTGGCTCACAGAGAAAGTTATTAATTTTGGACACCACTTGGTAATAATGAGTGATGAATTCAGCACCTGAGGTAACAGGAACCTCTGTAATGATGCATATGGTCTCTGCACAAAAGagaaaatatacaacaaaatgtatgcaagattaaacaaaaatgtttacctTAGTCTTAGTCCTTTTTGGGACAGAATATAATTGTCATGAAGTGTATCATGGTATAGCAATCCAAGACTCCAAACCAAACAGGCTTGCTTACCTAAATTTAATCTACAATTAATCTAATCTaaattctaaaatctaaattttttcttctttgtgcTAATAAGGAAAATATAAAGATTTGCTGCATGttctgttttatattaaaaagtaatggaATGGGTCAATGTATATGATGAGATGTAATTTAACCAAGCAAGCAAACTTTAGGTGCACCTCCTCTCGGGTCGAGATAGTGGATGCTGGAGTATTAGGCATGGAGCCAGGGGAAGTGGCAGCTCCCATGCCTGACGATGTCTGGGAGTCACCATCCCCTGCAACATCATGGATTTCACGTGCGAGGATGGCCAGATCTTTGGCCAGATCTTGACTCAGCCTAAAGCAAGTAAGTAtatatgtaaaatgaaaaaattaaaaactaataacTCACAAATTAGCTAATCCATTAGCATACcacaccacaacaacaacaaaagttcaATAACCTGGCGATTTCTGCACTATGAGTAGACCAGTTCTGGAAGTGTTCGTTCTGAGTTTCATCCTCTTCCGTTTCCAAAGATTTTAGCCTCATTTGAATGGCCTTCTGTGGTGTCTGTGTCTGAGTTGAAGCTGAGGCGTGAGAGCGTTTATGTTTGGAATTGGTTTCAAACTCCTCCTCTGAGGTAGAGGAATTATCTGAATCCTTTTGTCTACAGTGGGAACCTcaaattacaaacaaacattttttttaaacaaaacaacaaattacAATATTGTCAGGGATAtcgaaaaatgtaattttattcagTTCTAGTGATCTTGTCTAGAGGAACTGTAGCTAGAGAACATCTCTGAGATTTAAGATACTCACCAGTTGTGCTACTGTGTTTAACTTGGTTAGAACGTGTACGAGTCGTGGAGTGTTTCCCTGATGATGCGGCCCCTTTGCTGGAAGCCTGCCTCACCTCACTTGAAGCCCCTTTCCTCACACTGCTATTTGCTTCTGTAGGACGGTTAGAAATGCCATGCTTGCTTGAGGTTGACTCATTGTCACTTGGAACAGTGAATGACCTTGTGCGTTTCCGAGGCATGGCAAGAATGTCAAGTCTCGACAGCTTCTTTCCCTCAGCAGGAGTCTTACTATGGTCGGAGCTCTGAGATGCACGGTCTGTCTCCACACCCTCATTGTCGGAGGCCTCACCTAGTCGAGCTCTGCGGAGCATGGAGGCACGGGTTGGTCTTGGGGCTGAAAGGCTATTGGACCTTGTCAGCACCTGCTGGCTTCCTTTGGTCATCTTATTAGGGTCCTCCTTCTGCAGGGGTGCAGTGAGTTTTTTGCGGCTGTTGGGTCGTGAACTTGACTCATGGTCAGAAGCCGCAGCTTCATGCCACAGCTGTTGAGCATGCTGATTATCTGAAAGGTCTAAAGAACCACGGTTACCAGCACTTCGACGGAGCTGTAGTGGACGACTTAGTTCAGCTTTACTGGTATTATCAGCAGGGGCATGATTTCTACGTTTTTCGGATAGTCGTTCACGAGCTGTAGGTGGTCGTGCTTTATCTTGTAAACCAGAAGATGACTTTTCTTTACGTTTATAACCTGCAGATGTGTGCTTCTTATTTGCACTGACAGGAGCATTTTTATTGCTGACCATGCTTACGGTACTGGCAGTATCAACATCTGAATCACCTGAAAGGGAGTCCTCTTGTGCAGGACAGCTTCCTTTTTTTGGTTGCTGACTAGATTCAGGTAACGTTTCTTCTGGTGATGATTTCTCTGCTTCCTTAGGATAGGGAAATGTATCTCGAACAGCTTCCTCAGTATCGAGGCTTCTCAAAGCAGGATGACTAGAGATATGAGGCAGTTTCTTGACTTGAATGTTATCACTTGGCCTATCTTTGGTAAAACTCTCCTGTCGAACAAATGACATTGATGTCTCTTTGGTGGGCACCACATCCCTGTTATGCGTCTGAAGATTTGGGGCTGATGAGTTAGGCTTCACTGGACGCCTGGACTCATGGCCACTCAAATGTCGTATCAAGACAGTTGTTGGAGGTATCTTGGGAGAGGAGTCTCTCTCTGGCTGTGAAAGAACTGGTCTTTTGGACACATCTGACTTGCAAGAACCATCCTCAGAGCCAATATAAAATGAGGTGGGTTTAGGAGTGGGTGTTGGCAACTCTCTTAATCCTCTGGAATGGTTAACGTTTTCAGAAGGTGAATGTAATGTAGTTCCTCTCTTTACTTGGCTCCTTCCACTCCTATCAAGGATAGAGCTGTCGTCTGAACGGCTAGTGTCACTCAGACTGTCTGGGTCCACATCTTCTTGGACACGTAGCCTCTGAGTGCAGTCCTGCTGCTGTGGTGCTCGGGAACCTTTCTCTGGTGGCTCATGGTCTATGTTTGATTCATGCCGAATCAAGATACTGGGGGTGGTGTTCTCCAGTTTTTCTCCAGGTGGAACCTGAGGAAGTAGTCGCCTGGTTCTGGAACCTTGACTGCCCTCTGACTCCAAGAAATCCAAGCTTTGACTAATCGTTGATGTCACACTGTCATCTTAAACATTATAAGAGtgaaaataattaggaatttGCTGGCCTATACATAAAATCGAAAACTGTATTGAAACACCAACTCAAACACCACTAGTGGTTTTTAATGACTGTACCTCTGTCTGCAGGTCCACTTTGGGATGGAATTCCCATAGATCCTTGAGTAGCCCCAGGATCACTGTAAGTGTCTGCTAGGCTGGCCCAGCGTGAGACCCATTTAGGCCCTCCTACCTCGGGATGTGCCTAAGTCAAAAAGAGTAACACCTAACAATCATAATTACTCATCAATTGTTCACTATTTACAAACACAGTCGGACACAGTATTTCAGTAATAAAGGAGGGCAGTGCTGTCTGAGCTATATGTAATTGCAATACCTGCAGTGAGATGACTTGGTCCCCACCATAGCCCTGTGATGAAGTTGACATTACATCAGCTGCCATACCATGGCTATGACTCAAGAATAGTTGCTCATCTTTACCACCATCAATCGCAGGCCTATAAACCCCAAGTGTCTGACCACTGTATTCTGGTGCATCTAAAACACCAAACACCTGtgaaatatgaacaaatataATTTACCATGTTTCTCAAATACCactgtcttccattgttcagaccAAAGAGTCATGTCTGAACAGGTGGTGCCAACCCAAAGTCACACCAGCAGTTGAAACAGAAGTTGACATTTCGGACCACTCGAACAAACAGCACAATGCTTTGAAAGTGCCACAGAGCCACAGTTCCCTTTCATACTGTAGGTTCACTTCAATACTGCAATGATTTCATCGCTATGGGAACATCTCCGAtatgacgaatgtctgaagccctttTACCATCATGTCAATTCATTGCTCAAATAGTGCTTAGCACCACCCTTTGCATACATCACGTATGTTATATCAGTCTGCTGCTTGCAATTTCATCAGATTTCATTTCCTTCAGGAAGCAGATCATCTGTTGCCTGTAGGAAAGTGTACTTTTCGTCATGTTCTCAGCTATTTTTGATCATGAGAAGTTTAGTCCTCTTCAGTGGATGTGCTACAGAAGATATATTAAGCCATGTGAGAGGTTAATCACAGGAGCTGACACTCACGACAGGTGCGTACTATGTTTGGGCTTTCAATATGCTCAGGTGGAGCTTAATGGTCTATCTGATTGTCAACACTGCAATAGTCTTTGGCTAAAGGTATTGCGctctaaggccccgtccacatggAGACGGAGCTTACTCCAATcctatcttttttttcctcgtctcaagaaatatccgcgtccacacgaaaccgcataatgatgtagtatacatgccagaccagtatgtggcactgtaattctgccacagagatacactaaaaacagagaagaagacttggactatgctcataaaccttgcgcgtggtacacaaacgaacatggaacaatacatttattaatcagtgttaatgttagttaataaaaagacaatcgttcagtgtttgttcatgtttttgttgctgttatgtgacgtagaggtgtctgactaggggggagacgtgggctgatgacgtcattgtttcagaaaatatacggattagccgtccagacgaaaacgcaaagacggggttttcaaatttatccactctgggacccggtttcaaaaaatagcggtttcaccttatgaaaacgtcagatccgtgtggacgaaacgcatattcaataaaaaatttgtgcgtattcacagaaatgcGTCTCTGTGTGGAAGGGGCCTAAGCCTTTTCTACGTTTCGTTTGTAGACTTTGTCAGAGAAACTGTTGACACTTAAGACGGTTCTTCTGGTGGCATTATCCTTCCTGAAGAGAGTAGGGACGTGCAGGATCTTACCATCAGCCCTTTGTGTGTAGACTTTGTGGACTGGTTAAAGTCTTGCTGTGACCCAGGCCAGATTATGTTCCTAAGGTTGCTTCGACTCTGTTTCGCTTAAAGCAGGTGGTCTTCGAGGTCCTTGCCTGGTGAGGGCACTGAAGGTCTATGTTAACCGCACAGCCCAGTGGCGTGGATCAGACcaattgtttgtatgtttttgtggTAAAAATAGGGGATCTTCTTTCACCAAACAGAGAAGGTCACATTGGATCTATCTGGCCTATGAGGTGCATGGCTTGCCTTAGCCTTTAGCGGTGCATGCTCATTCTCCAAGAGCAGTAGCTTCTTCTCATGCTTTCTTTAAGGGGTCTGCGATGGATGTCTGTGCTGCTTGAGCAGACACTTTCCCTGGTCTTCCAGTTATCCGAGGTACGCCAAGGCGTTATGGTGTAGCGTTCCCATAGCAATGAAGTCATTGCAGCATTGAAGTTATTAAGTTTCCTATTAAAGGAAATGtctaggttatgtatgtaaccttggttacctgaatagggaatgagatgctgcgaTGCTGGCCATTCTGTACCTCCAATAGCACTTCCTTCATCATGTGAAAATCTGATGAAATAGCGCATAGCGTAGCGTAAATGATGAACACAAAAGGCAGTGCTAAGCAGTATCTGGCCAATGATTTGACGTGATGGTATAAGGGCTTCAGatattcgtcacaccggaggtgttccaaTAGCGATGACTTCAttgcagcatctcattccctatTCAGGATACCAAGTTTACATACGTAACTGAGACGTTTATCCCACCTCAACTTTGCTTACTTATGATATCTCTGTAGTAAACTGGGATAGGAGAAAGTAGTTTAACATTAACAAATTACACCTGCTTCATCAttgttaaagtgcccctattattggtaatgaaaggttcatattttggttttgggagtcccaaAACCCCTCTTTTGCATGACTGATTGGTCAGATTGGTCTCTCACCGCAGGGTGATTGGTCAGATTGGTCTCATTTATGTTACCTGTAAtacctgataaagcagtgtttgtgagtgcAGTACTGCTATGTTTACAGCGTTACCAGGGAAacgaaaagaaaaacacatgggcaggtaatatgctaatgtttcatggtGACATCAACATGAAACAGCTTGGGATTTGTTTTTAAGAATTACTCCTTTCAAAGATTCAAAGTCGACTCTTTCTTTGAGAGACAATACATTTATACATGgttcactttcagatttaaaactttgcaggatgtttttagTCACTTacagctgtgttacacactgcatggaaattttcaaaaatccataataaggGCACTTTAAAGTCAGTCAATGACTACTCCGGATTTTGACTCTGGTATACACCAGTGGTATACAGTAACTTttcttaagaaaaagaaaaaaatggtttgTTACCTGATCAATCATACTTCTGGCTTCCTCCACTTCCTTATCTTGTGACTCTGTCTCAATTGTGTAGGTACCAGCATCACTCAGACTGTCCTCCTCCTCAGTTCGTGTTACCCTTGGGCCCTTATTTTCAACACCACTAACTAACAGTGTTGAAAACGGTGACACAGGTGACCCAGCTGAGCGGAGTGGGGAGGCACTAGAAACTGGACACCTTGCTTGGGTTTGGGAAGTGACAGAAACAGGTGAGGTTGCTGGAATAAGAGACTGGGATAATGCAGGTAGTTGGGATGGAGAAGAAGGGTATGATACAGATGAGGGTCCAGGTGGCTCTGCTGGGGAGAGTAAAAGAGTGTGTGATGGGGACATCATCACAGGTGGGGCAGACATAGGAGGTGGGGAAGTCTTTCCCGTATCCTTCAAGAACTCAACAGTAAATTCCTGAGCTAGTTTGGACTTCTTGCCGACACTCCCAAAAGGCTTAATGGTGATAGCTGGTGAAGAGCGAGATGAGGTCCCTAATAAAGATGTGCTCATCCCACTGtcttctgttttctctctcttcagtGAGCTTGATCGCTGTGAACCTCCATGGCTTAAACCTTTCAGTGGAACAGTGATTTGCTGTGTTGGAGGAACATGCCCGTGCATAGAGACAGGCCTTTCCCCATGACCTTTCCGTCTTTCTAGTTTGGCCTTCAGTGCAGAGTAGGAGTCAGCATGTGCAGAGTTGTGGGTAAACGACTGTGACCGCTTCTTTCTGGGATTATCATCAAAAAACTCAATAATGAAGGCCTGTTGGGAGTGCGGCTCAGGGTGAATGGACTTAACCTCTGTCTGGGGAGGAGAAGAGGCTTCTTGAACAGGATGGACCTCGCATTCATCAAGTTCTCCTTGATGGTGTTTGTGTGGAGAGACTGACTGGGGATGATGAAACTTTTGCATTGAGACAGACTCTTGGGACTGAACTGATTCAGATGGTTCAGATTTCCTTGATTGAGCTGACTGGTGTGACTGTACTGATGTTTGTGATTGAATGGAATGATGTGACTTGCTGCGTTGTCCTTTCAttttagggtcttctgaatcacTCTGGGTTCCATCTTCATGATGGTGTCCTATTAAGTTTATAGATATAATTGAATTTATGGCTGTCGTTCTGCTTAtgataaaaagtaatgcaaataaTCATGCTTTGTATAACTGAATAGTAGCTTGTTCATTATTTTCTGAAGTTTGCAGCTAGCCTGCATCACTAAAGTCTGGAGTTCACTAcacaactttttaaaaacttttaatatatatttttttaaacactaggCATCATACACTTAAAAAACTGGTCATCATACACAACACGACTGAGGATGATACACTAGCAGACTTTGAAGTTGTGTGTTCTAAAATTGGCTGAAactatcaaacatgtttgatatcctcTGACTGGGTGGATTTAGAGTCTGAAGCTAAAAAGTCTGTGCTTCATCAAGTCTGTGACCATTATACACTACACAGTTGTCTATGGAATTTCTCAAatcaaatctgcagactggctttGACTTTCGGCAACTAGCATTAACTTCTCCAGATtgtaaatcagtgaaaaaacGGGGCAAACATCGGGTAGTGTATTACAGGCTTAAACCACTCCTACCAAAAGCAGACAACATAACCACATAATGTGATGTTTAAAtagcacacatatatttattttagaacaTTATGCATAGAAAATTATGCATTAATCTAAGTCTTAAAGAAAGTGCATTTTTACTGTCAGTGCAAGATGTCTCTTACCTTTGAGTGTCCGAATATGCATCGCCAAGTCACTCTTAGTGCTGTACACATCCTCACATGGAGGCCGTCTGCACATCATACTGACATCACTCTGCACAAGCCAATCTGCCACTTTGCTCTCAGCTGATAGAACATCTGTGGGTGTGGCTATCAGAGAATTATTGGGCTGCTGCTGTTGTTTGCTACGCTGACGAGAGGAAAACttggtcacatgatccttgattTTCATTTTGCCTGGCATGCAGTCGTCAAACTCTATAGTAAAAGAAGCGTGACTCTGGACAACTGGAGGTGTAGAAATTAGAGGAATATTGGTGTCTTTGGTTGGGATATCAATTAAATCTGTTGCTGGGGATTTGGGTTGTATATGGAACTCCTTTGTTGGAATTTCAAAATAACTTGGCTCTCTGTGGTACGGGTAGGTTGACTTGACCTGGCTGTCACTGATCTCCTGAACAGATATGTTAAATTCATCCTCAGCTGTCGGGGCCTCCTTTGTGATGTCTGTCAAGAGACACCCACACCAAACTGTAAATATGGTAAGACAAATATCCATatcaataaaacacaaaagtGGCCATAAGTGAGGACAAGTGCTTACCTGAATGACTCTCACCTGACCTTCGTATTTCATTGTGTGCTTCCTTGTTCCCAGAGTCCTCCTCACCCCACCATGATGGCTGGCCATACAGTGGTGTTGGCCGGGGTACAGGTGACTCTGAAGAGGAACAATTAAACAGGTAAAACTCAGAAAGAGAGGCGGTATATTGGATGAAATTGAGATGAAAAGCTGGTTACCATGTTGGTTATCATGCAATTTATTCAACAAGCAATTCCTGAAGTATCTAAACTTCTTGAAGTAACCAGTATACTGGATGAATTTGCAATATACATTTGAGAGAGTAAGTTTTTTTGGAAATATATTTCTACCTGAAACAAGATTTTATTGAGAAAATCTCAGTAATTTATATTATACTGAGCATTAATTCGAATTATTTTGCTCAGACGTCTTTATTACGCGTTAAAGTAACTACAGTAGAACAAATAATTAACAAGTGCAAGCTTATCTATGAATCAAATACATCACACTAATAcacaaaaatgattaatttagTATTAACTTAGTACTAGTATTAATTAGTATTAATTAGTATGAActaatatatttgtttatctattattattattattattattattattcaaattattattattattacttcagtattttatctaaacagtaaaaaccctcatgtctttcttccatttacatttttttcccaaattattattgtaactgataatatgtaataaaaatatgacGTGTAGGAATATTTTCACTAACTGGCTACTTTCactttgtactggctactgtatacaggccaccaggatacatcaggaagataacttaaaaagcagtcttttgtggtataTGTGATGGTTCTTCCAAgattaactgcctttaactatcattttgcattattgacacactgttttcctaatgaatgttgttcagttgctttgacgcaatgtattttgtttcaagcactttataaataaaggtgacttgaattgacttgacttgactaacgATTTCAGACTTTTAGACACTGTCAAATGGATTTAGTGAGCTTTTCAGCGTTTGGCCTTACAGGATGCGAGGTGCATCAGCCATGTGGTAACTGCTCATTGATGGACATGTCAGTGCATTGCCAGCAGCTGGGCTAAGGCACAAGGATTATCTTTAGTATCTGTCACTTGACCAAGAGCTCAACTGGGAGGGGTTTACAAATAAACCAGGCCACTGTACTGCAGCCTTACAGATAAGCAGAGATTAACAAAGGCTGTGCTAACAGATAGATTGTTGTTGTCAAATATCCATgttacaaagcattttttttaacactctCTCACCTCTATCTTTTTCTCCTGACTTTGGTCATACTTGATCACTCTCACCTGTGAGACTCTTGCGTTCAGAGCGCTCTAATTTGGACTTTTCCTCCTGTAGGTTCTGTTGCTTGCTTTCTGTAGACTGTATGCCCATTTGCAGATGACTGGTGTACTTCTCATGCTGACATAGCAGGGGGAAGTTGacaaaaaaagaatacatttataaatatatattacatagaacagaaaatagaaatagaaaatacatattcacacacaaacagataaatCCATACCTTGAGGGCCTCTTCAGGAACTTTATGTTGACTCCTTTCAAGAATATACACATGTGAATGTGCTCTTAATGTTAAGTCaatatattatcatttaaatgtatataatctTTAAAGGAAAACGCCACAGTTTTTCGATAtttcactatgttcttccctcagcTTAGATGAGTGGATACATACCTCTCCCATCCAATTGCTGTTGTGCGCGGTGCCACTATGTTAGCGCTTAGCCttgcaccattcattccttaagatccaaacagggatgaatttataAGCCATTTACTGTGCCAAGGTCGAAGTGCTACAAAGTGCTCTTCCaccatacattatagttatcaATTTTTATCCACTTACAAAAtcgccacattttattttgtgtcgCCATACTTACTCATGTAACTGCTCATGTAACTGTCTTTCAAAAGGCAAAACATATAactgtttggtggcttctaaattcatccctgtttggatcctaaagaatgaatggtgctaagctaaacgctaACACAGTGGCGCACGCGTTACACCAATTGAGCGCACGCACTGAGAcgggagaggtatgtatcaactcatctaagttaagggaagaacatagtgaaaTATGGAAAAAAGCTATAACAGCTAATCAGGAAAAAAGGATATCATATCCAAAACGAACAATGTCCGACAGCTTGAGGGTTATGTATGTTTGGTCTGGAATTCTCAAGTCATTCACAAAGgtctgaaaaagaagaaaagaaaggaaataaaaatgtttatgtgcTTGAGATACAGGGATGCCAGAGTTATTATGCTTTCATCCAAAACATACAATTAGAAAATGTTCCTTAGAAATGAGGATCAACACGAGAAATCTGTTGAGATTCAGAGTACAGAGGACTGCTTCTGTTTCGACGAAGAAATGCATACAGTTTCATAACAATTTGAGGACAtataagtgatgacagaattttcgagtgaactatcccttaagaAAGCTTCCAATCCTAACCATAAAACATTTGTCACAGGAACATGGTCTGGTACAAGGGTTAATTGATCATATCTGTAATGCAGTGAGGGCATCTGCAACAGCATCCCAAAGGCATGTTTGTCTGTTACCCAGGGGAAAAATCATTCAGTCTTTCACAGGTAACATCATGGTAGTCTGGAAAATGCAGTCATGTGTTCATGCCTCAGTCTTTCTGAATTTCAGTCACATTTGCTATGTTGCTTACCCCATTTAAACTTCCAAGATCCTTGACGAGGTGCTCATCTGTGGCAGGGTTATAGTTGATAACAGCATGTTGTTTATCCACACTACGAGACTAAAGGAAGAAAAACATGTTCACATCCAACATCTTGCTTATTCTTGAATCTAACTCCACTGGAAATTATAATGTCAGCATAGGTTGGATATTTACAGCTGTTCAACAAATCCCACATTTGTGCTGTGTGTGATAATTTGGCCACACAAGGGTACCACTAAAGTAACATttagaataataatgaatatgaatatttggaAAATTTATGTTGTAGTCATTTGTCTTTTAAGGTGAGTGTAAGAATGTCAGATTATTCCTTccattattctttctttttttttttttttatgtcttaacTGATACAATGTGGTATGGAAAGTGGTCTAAGCTAAAGTGCACCTACACTGTTTACATAGTTCCTTGGATTGCCTGATTAACAGAATCCTCATGTAAATAGTGCATTAATACAGCCACTGGAAGATTGGCTGACCAGAACTGACAacaaattagatttaaaattgACTTCAGTGTCTTTACTTTAGCAAGTAAACCATACTATATTTTTGCAAGTAAACTAATGTATACCCCTTTTATTCTGATGTCCACAGGGGTTGTCATGGTTGTTCAAGATAATACCCCTGTGGGTTACAGAGATTGACACAGAATTCTAAACTGGAGTGAGGTCCTGGAGAGAAAACTTTGTTGACTGAAGTTGAGTTCTCATAAAAACATAGGGACTTGGTTTCTGTTGACTCTGCAAGACCCTGTTCAGTTGTGGAATACCCCCTTTCCCCTGACTCTTGCTCAGGGGAAACTCAGATGTTAGTGGAGGGGGATGAACCCTAAACTAATTATGCAGATAAAACAAAGAGTCTGTCATTGGATTCGTGCTTCTACAACAAGGAACACTCAACTTTTTTTGAAAACAGTCTCTTTTTCCAATTCCCTTAGAGGTAAATagttttagcttagcatagatcattgaatctgattagaccgctagcatcttgctcaaaaaatgaccaaagagttgtcatatttttcctatttaaaactacTTCTGTAGTTGTATCGTGTAGTAAGaccgacggaaaatgaaaagttgagaTTTTCTAGGCCAGTATGTCTACGAAttatactctcattctggcataataatcaaggaactttgctgtcGTACCATGTGTTCAGCAGGCGAAGTGATATTAGGCAGCacattaaaatattactgtttcccaaaaaaaaggtttttgcagTTGTGTTTTGTATTGACCTCAGTAGTATTCTCTAGGCAGTGAAGTACatctacatttatatttattcatttagcagatgcttttattcaaagtgacttacaaatgaggacaacggAACAATATGGAATCAGTCAAATtcaacaaaagaacaacaatTGATatgcattaaatcattttttatgaTCATGATCAGCGatcatgattttcattttttttttaatttaagcttcAGTTGTCTATTACAAACATACCTGACACAACGTGCATAATTTTGACCTATCAGACTGCAGAACAGTCTCCAGTCTTTTACACATTCACACTTACTTTGGCAGATGCAAGGTATCTTTTACAGTAGATAAAACTATTAAATAGTTTCCTTACTGTTATTGTACATAA
Proteins encoded in this region:
- the cep170bb gene encoding centrosomal protein of 170 kDa protein B isoform X2; translated protein: MSVTSWFLVSSSGTRHRLPREMIFVGREDCELMLQSRSVDKQHAVINYNPATDEHLVKDLGSLNGTFVNDLRIPDQTYITLKLSDIVRFGYDSHVYILERSQHKVPEEALKHEKYTSHLQMGIQSTESKQQNLQEEKSKLERSERKSLTESPVPRPTPLYGQPSWWGEEDSGNKEAHNEIRRSGESHSDITKEAPTAEDEFNISVQEISDSQVKSTYPYHREPSYFEIPTKEFHIQPKSPATDLIDIPTKDTNIPLISTPPVVQSHASFTIEFDDCMPGKMKIKDHVTKFSSRQRSKQQQQPNNSLIATPTDVLSAESKVADWLVQSDVSMMCRRPPCEDVYSTKSDLAMHIRTLKGHHHEDGTQSDSEDPKMKGQRSKSHHSIQSQTSVQSHQSAQSRKSEPSESVQSQESVSMQKFHHPQSVSPHKHHQGELDECEVHPVQEASSPPQTEVKSIHPEPHSQQAFIIEFFDDNPRKKRSQSFTHNSAHADSYSALKAKLERRKGHGERPVSMHGHVPPTQQITVPLKGLSHGGSQRSSSLKREKTEDSGMSTSLLGTSSRSSPAITIKPFGSVGKKSKLAQEFTVEFLKDTGKTSPPPMSAPPVMMSPSHTLLLSPAEPPGPSSVSYPSSPSQLPALSQSLIPATSPVSVTSQTQARCPVSSASPLRSAGSPVSPFSTLLVSGVENKGPRVTRTEEEDSLSDAGTYTIETESQDKEVEEARSMIDQVFGVLDAPEYSGQTLGVYRPAIDGGKDEQLFLSHSHGMAADVMSTSSQGYGGDQVISLQAHPEVGGPKWVSRWASLADTYSDPGATQGSMGIPSQSGPADRDDSVTSTISQSLDFLESEGSQGSRTRRLLPQVPPGEKLENTTPSILIRHESNIDHEPPEKGSRAPQQQDCTQRLRVQEDVDPDSLSDTSRSDDSSILDRSGRSQVKRGTTLHSPSENVNHSRGLRELPTPTPKPTSFYIGSEDGSCKSDVSKRPVLSQPERDSSPKIPPTTVLIRHLSGHESRRPVKPNSSAPNLQTHNRDVVPTKETSMSFVRQESFTKDRPSDNIQVKKLPHISSHPALRSLDTEEAVRDTFPYPKEAEKSSPEETLPESSQQPKKGSCPAQEDSLSGDSDVDTASTVSMVSNKNAPVSANKKHTSAGYKRKEKSSSGLQDKARPPTARERLSEKRRNHAPADNTSKAELSRPLQLRRSAGNRGSLDLSDNQHAQQLWHEAAASDHESSSRPNSRKKLTAPLQKEDPNKMTKGSQQVLTRSNSLSAPRPTRASMLRRARLGEASDNEGVETDRASQSSDHSKTPAEGKKLSRLDILAMPRKRTRSFTVPSDNESTSSKHGISNRPTEANSSVRKGASSEVRQASSKGAASSGKHSTTRTRSNQVKHSSTTGSHCRQKDSDNSSTSEEEFETNSKHKRSHASASTQTQTPQKAIQMRLKSLETEEDETQNEHFQNWSTHSAEIARLSQDLAKDLAILAREIHDVAGDGDSQTSSGMGAATSPGSMPNTPASTISTREERPYASLQRFLLPQLVQHIPEASLNYQKVPPGSTSPIDQDSNMNDHDSSRRRPWNREEVILDNLMLNPVSQLSQAIRENTEQLAEKMKALFHNKTEVWDEIEAKINVENEVPILKTSNKEISSILQELRRVQRQLEVINTIVEPGGILKIQPMAPAPGGKTKSASKEFTSPTSANANASTKRGPRGPEGGRYVI